The window tttttttttaagacatatGTGTACGAAGCACACCTTTATTCTCATCTTCATTTAAAATCTAATGGGGTTATCATTCGCCACCGCTCCACAAAGTTGAATGgaaatagatatattttttttttgtgctaaacATGAGTCTCAACCCAATGGTAGAATCTGCTCAGACCCAAACGCGACTGTTATTTTGAGGAGAGACACACCCTTTCTGTTTCGAGGAAGTCATTGTGCCAAGACAAACCAATTTTcatcaaaatgacaaatatagtGGACGGTGACACAATCGTTCCTCTTTGGTGTTTTTGTTAGCACTGTTTACCAAGTGGAGTGACGCACCTCAAATCACTATGTCAGACAGAACATGAGTAAGCAggataggagaaaaaaaaatatctcaattTATTATAACTTttatatatttgcaaaaatacatACAGCATTGTGACGTCCATACAAATATAAATCTTTCCACAGACACTTACCGTACATTATTTGATTGTATTACACACCAAGGAAATGACAATTTCTAAAGCCAGAACCTCAAGTCTTTATGTTTTGGAGACATTCAAGCGGTCTTGAGCCCAGTCGTTTCTTAGGTCCACAGGAAAAGGTTTATGTGTCATACTTCATCTGCCAAATGGGGACAGTAAAAGGGAACTGCCAGTCAATGTGGTCCCTGTTTGTTTCCCCTCTTAGGTGTCGCTCACCTCATAAAAGTAAGTAAACACCATGTCCAAGGGTATACGGCTTGCACAATTGGACATGTTCACGAGCTGGCCTTTTGAAAGTACATTCACGTTATAAAAATGGTCCTTTTTGTGTATGACAAGCTCCTCACACTCTATTAAATTGGGTTATAAATGTCAATATCCTAGCAAAACAAACCTCCGTTAAATCAACTTCAGAAACATCATTAACTACTGCTTTAAGTTGCAAGAATAATTAGACTTGTGAACTAGTGATAAAATGAAGAAGCACTCTGGTTGACTGGAAATGCAGTACAGTATTAGTGTGCTGTGGAACCAGATTTTTCTTAgcttaaatactgtacagctaATGCATTTGTACAGTCTTTATGCTAGGGCTAACAGACTTACACTTCCTGGTTAGCATTTACTCAAAAAGGCAGGATGGTCCCGAAAACCCTCAAAATGGGCTGAAATAATGCCTTAATGTAGTGGTAATGTGGTCCGTGGTGGTAAAATCCATGTGCCAATAAGGTTGTCAGCCGTTTTCTATGAAGAACAGTTGACCTACTGTACCGTATTTGTGACATAAAATAAGTGTGAAAAGATTGctattgtttgtatttagatgaagaatgtgaaaataagttttGGATACATAGTCAGCATTTTATGTGAAATGATCCTTTGTGTCTATGAAGGCCACATGAAACCTCTTAAAGCTTAGGAAAGGGGTAAGGGATTGAAGGCACAGCGCTGGTATAAAGACTACAACACAACGCCATCCTGGTTGCAGCTGAGCACCTCATTGTGTTGGGTCTGACCAAGCTGCCGGTGAAACTGTCCTTGTTTTTGGGTCCTCCAGCAGCAGATGTTCTGTCCTAGCGTAATGCTCTTTATACTGGGGAGGTGCGAGAGCATGTTGTTTGGTAAGGACGTCACTCCAGAGCCAGATAAATTCAGCTCCTGCAGTGACTCCAGTCCGGTGAAAACGGACGGGCTTAGTGTCGTCATCTTGGGATTGTTGGAGAGCTCCAACACCTGAAGGCTTTGGAGGCTCTTAAAGCTGTGCGCCTCAATTTTCTGAAGCTGATGAAGGCTGCTGAGCGATAAGTAAACCAGATCTGTAAGGTGAGCAAAGTCTCCCTCTTTAATGGCGTTGATGGGGTTGCTATCCAGATTGAGGTATCTCAGTATCTTAAGTCCTTCTAACCTTGGTACGCTCGAAAGACGGTTCGCCGTCAGATTCAAGCTTTGAATGTGTACAAGTTTCCTGTGCGGCGTTGTGGAAATGAACACAAGCTTGTTGTGTGACAGATCCACACTGACTGGTTTGCCGTTTACTTTAGCCGCAAACGCATCCATGTCGAAGTCCCGGAAGTTGTTGTGGCTAAGGTCCACTTCAGCCAGAGGGAGGCCAAAGAAGCAGCCTGGCGAGAGGCCTTCCAAGTCGTTGTGGCTCAGATCCAGAGTCTCCAAGTAATGTAGCTTGGACAAAGCATTGGGGCTTACCTGGAAAACATGAGACTATTCAGTggcaaaaacatgaattcaaaaaaatgaTCCATGCTACAGATGGACATTTGACTAAAATTACTTCATGAACTACAATGAAAGTATAAAGTatagtataaagaagcctttactcaCCATTGCAATGTGGTTGCTGCTAAGGTCCAAGCTAACAAGGGTTGTGTAGCCTGGCCCGGCCAGCATGGTGTCAGTGAGCCGGCCCATGGCGTTGGAGGACAGGTCCAGGTAGGCGGTGTCCAGCGGTATGGGCACGGGCATGGCGGCGCCAGGGCCCAACCCTCGACAGTCTGCTGTGGTCAGGCTGAAGCTGTCGAACAGGCCAAAGCTTTCCACCTCGCAGTGGCAGCCCGGGTGGCAGTTCTTGACCGAGGTGGACCGGACCCCCGCCAGCAGCAATAGCAGGTCAAACCACAGGAAGAGTGCCATTATGGTCTGCAAACACAGCACATTATTTACAACAACGCCCTAACATctgatttaaatttaaatgcaaTCCCTTTCAATAACGTTTAGTGGCCTTAATTTTTAGATTTTTCATTTActtccttaaaaaaaagacatctttgCTATCCTCCTTAgcaactgtaacattatgcacagcttgaacataaacacactttaaaacagcaaaatctaaaaaaaaataataataaaaaggtaaaaaacGTACTCGTAAAtattgattcaattaaaatgtacaaaaaaagttacaaatttaTATAATAAATGTTTCGAAACAATCAGTTcttcaagattaaatgcaacGGTATTGAATGACAGAACTCTACTCAGGCAGTGATTATTTTGCGTACCAATAGAGAAAGCCTGTTTAGAGAATAATTACACAGAAAAATGGGAGATGTTTTGCAGGATAGCTGTTAGCAGGCGCATGTTCACTTCTATAAACGACAAGTGGTCAAACTTTGCTTGCCAATCCTCCAAAATGTAATTAACACTCCTTGGTTTGAATGCTACATCAAATaaccaatttcatatttttactctattgcaaaataaaagctaTTAAAATAGTTTAGCCcctcctaaaaagaaaaacgaatCAACTAAACAAGTTTTTCAGTCAAACATACCAGAAAATACTTCTTGTGTTGTAAAGCACAACGTCAAACAGCACAAATGGCTTATCAATTCACATTGGCAGTCAAATACTTTTGGTTAAATTATATCAAGTCTTCCTGTTCCAGGTCAAGTTTTATCAGGCACATCATGTTCACTGATACAGATTACtacaaaaagatttttaaagaaagaaatagaCGCCCTCGCTCTGTGTGCATGGCTGTGAAGGGAGAtatggacagagagagagagagagcccaCACACCTCAACTCTCATGAATATGAAGAGAGGTTACAAGCTGTGTAACGAGGGGAAATGAGGAGTCACAGTTGTGTCGTCCTGACATGACACAGCAGGCTGAAGATAAAAGCCACTTCTCTTGTTTGAGAAATGACAGCCCCATGCATCAACGTATTAATTGAAAATTGTATGAAGGCAACTGATAAGCAAATTACAAACCCAGGCCTCTGAAGAAATGCATATTGTTTGCTCAGTTGACAGGCCATGCAATAAATAATGCACTCATGTTATTAGACAGGTATTAAGGTTATTAAATGGCCTTACATAAGAGGCTGATGTTATATAGAGCACCACTTGTGGGTTAACATTCACTGTTGTTCAAAGTCTGCTACTTGTGTTTCTTTGGACTCATGAACTCCAAACACTACTGGCTGTGTGCAACAGGTCATTTCTTGTCATTATTATGGCTTCTCACTGCCGACCTGAAATGGGAACAATCAGTTTTTGGCCTTTTCACTTGTACGTACGTCTGCTGTGAGAGTTTTACAACAGAGCACTTAAACTGCAGTCGTTGTCTGGTGGAGCTCTGCAGTTAATCCCGACTGAAAGCCTGACATAATTATATGACAAAAGAGACATCGTACAAAAGGCACTCCACAATGTTGAACCATCGTAATTTGGATCAGCACTAAATGCAAATGCTTCATAGATAACCCCTTTTGGCCCGGAGATGACAGAGGAAGTGCTTGGACAGACCAGCCTCCTTATAAAAACACAGAGAGGCCATATGCTGACTAAACACGGAAAACTGCcagtaaaacaaagaaagtgcaaaacacaacgcCTCAGTGAGTAGGAAGCTGCGTTCACCCTTCCTTCAACCTTTGTTCCATCTGCTCCAGCGAGGGGCTGAACGTTCCCGACCAGGTGTTCCTCTCACCACACTCGCCCAATAAATCTCCTCTAAAGACCAAATGGCCTTCAACTCACATGCACTCTAACGGCAGCAAGTAGTGAGAACATCAACGCCTCCCCTCCAACAGGATGAACAATTGGGAAAAACCTGCAAAAGAACACCCTGAAAACCCTCTCACTTTCCTCGCCTTCGTATGCGAGGAAGGTGAGGAGACAGCTTCCTCAGTCCTCTGAAGAACATCAACATTTAGCTTGTTTGAGTGTTTATGTACCCACAGACTGCCAGTGTAAACACCATTAATCCCATTTAACAGTTGTAAAGCTCCATGAATGTGATAATCCAAATGTTATCAGTACAAACACAATGATAAAATCACAAGTCATCCAAGTTTTTATTGCTCTAAAATGTGTGACACAATGAGACACAGAAATTATATGGCGTCAGTCAGTTTTAACACAATAACCTTGATTTACTACCAAACTCAGTGAACCTTTGTTCACTGCACTACTCCTGTgctcacatcacatcacatcacaccACATCACTCTGCTCTTCAGGCTGAAAACTGCTCCGTTAGACGATAAATGCCAGGCTCAATCCTGTTGAGCGGCGTTAATGCGTGACTCCAAATTGATCCTTGAGGCTTTAAATGAAACTGATGGCGCTTAAGTGTTTTCAAACAATTAGGCGGTAGTGGAGCGCCTGCAGTTAGGGACGGGATTCATACTTGTAAAGGCGAGGACACGAAAGGGAAAATGATGAAAGATTCAGTGAAGACGCGCCTGACAGCGAGACTTGATTCTAATTTAAACTTTCACAAACAAATCCGGTATATGTGCAACCTTAATTCCACATTCGGCAAAACGGGTCAAAGCATTTCCTCCCGGTTCGCAACAATAGGGACTTAAAACATGTACAATGTCGGCTTCTCCAGTAAAAAAACGAAACACAAAATTCTTACCGTGGTCAAactatcatcatcataaaaccttcagCAACTACTGTAAACAAACTATGCTTTAAGTGACatgttaacattcttaactccCATACCAGTGTAAAAGGAGGTTAACCACTGATAATAGTTAAACGTGAAACAATATTCTGCCTTAACTTTGATGACAAGTGACAATGCGATTTCACAACATAAGTTATTTCAAAGCACTTTACACATTGAGCAGGTCAAGAACCACGTCCATACATTACATAatatggaaaaaagaaaaaggctagTGCATACCTAAGCTGGCGATAACCCACACAAGCGTggagagaacatggaaactccaaacaggaaaaCCAGGAGATAAGAGTCAAACCTTGAacttcaaaactgtgaggcacacataCTAATCACTAGGTCACATACTGAAAGTTTGAACCCTTTGAGAAATATCATTAATATTTCtcgaattttttcccccccaaaacggCAGTACACAGTATTTcagtatgggatattttattgtagttttttttttcctttatgttgctttccttcttttttttcctttttttttatgcactGCTTGTTAGAAATAAAAACTCCAACCAATCGATTATAACAGATATCCCCACTGGCTGCACTTTACTTTGAGAATATTGGTTACATTGAAGCTTGTCATGTGAAGTGCTGTGTTACCTCCTTCATctccaaaaaggaaaaaaaaaaacgatcactaACTCTTCAAAAACGTGAACCATGCAGGCACGTAGACAAATAGTTCCCATATCAGATTTATGAGTCTTGTACGTGGCAGACTGCACATCAAACAAGCTGCTCGATGGGGAGACATCATCCTCAATGATCTGATAACTAATAGGTTGAACTCCTGCGTTCGTGTCAATCACTGCCTCAGACGCCTGATAAAGTTGTCCGAACTTCGGGTGTCATTGTGCGGTCAGTTGAGTGGTGGCACACCGTGGGCGGTTTCTTAAAACACAGAGGAGAAATGAAACCCGAGCTGACCACTGAGCTCGGGGCGATTTTTTCGCCGACAGAAACTTTTAACGTCTTCTACGACAGAATAAACTCGTGGTAGCAACTTCTTTTTTACAGTTCAcgctatttgtttttatttaaaatttttttacttgCCTTTCATCCAGAGTGTCcgcgcccttttttttttttgtccgtttTTCCACTTCACTTCACCGCACCCATTTTCAAGACCCCCGCTGAGCAGGCTCCTCTGTGTCCGGGCCAAGTGTGTCTCAAGGCGGCTACATGAGCTGCGGAGTCCCTCCCTTCTTTCCTGGCTCGCCTCCGCTCTGTTTCATGCGCGTCACTGACTGAGACGCTCGTGTGCGCCCTGCCGCTTTTTTTTAGTGGCTGTCTTTTCCACCAAGTTGGGCGATAGGAACATTTCCGCTTTGATATTTCAAAGTAAAATACCAAGCCATTTGATCTGTCACACCGTTCATATCCTATGCACACATAACATGTACCGGGTCAATTTTGACCATGgctaaaaatatacttttttttttttttttttaaattatccaattatttgtgaaattatccaattatctcaaaattattattttttgcataatAACAACTACAAACTTATCTTTGGTCATCTACCTATGTCCCTGATGTAATAGTGACAGGCAGGCTCTTCAGTTAATACACCTGaatatccacctgttgccattcatacagctGGTTATGCCCAAGaaagtatatttatatatcagTTTTGATCGCAactaaacaagcccagatttcacagtAAGTAGAGGccgaaccattcacactcaacgTACAAACAATTTGGAGTCGTCAGTTGgcctaacacgcatgtttttggaatgtgggaggaaaccagataaccggaggggaaaaacaaaacaaaaaaaacatgcaggcatgggaagaatatgcaaattccagacaggaaggctggagcccagatttgaaccttgACCGTGCCACAGCCattaattctttgtttttaagatGAGAAGGGTCACAATTAAGATGATCGTGGCAACTttcaaagaccaacaggtgCATGGTTCTACGGGAACCTGGGCAAATGTGGTGGAAGCAAAGACAGTTCTCCAGACTGGACTCTTTCCTGAACAGTTACCACAGTCCAataacaaatacacacatttatggCAGATTCCCACCATTACCACTATTTTCCTTGATTTGACACACACTGATGAATCAGACAATCAATTTTAGTAGACACAGCTCAAATTTGACCTAGAACAGCCTCATTTTATACAAAATTTGCTGCAACTAAAAAGActgaaagcttttattttggaagttaCAGACGAGATATTTCCGGAGTTGGTCAGTTTCTCAGGCAATTTTCAGGTTTGACCACAGGAGGACGCTATAGTCAAATATATCATTGCAATGGACTGCACAGCAGCTGCTTTTAATCATTTCATTTACCGGAAATTATACAAAAATCGAAGTGACACAACTTTCCATCGGTTTTCTATATTCCTTGAGCTCACTAGCATCGCGGGTGAGCTTGAACCCATCCTGGTTGACTTTGGGTGCCAACAAGAATTTTGTGATTGATTCCACAGTTCTAGAAACCATGCATTGATTTTGTTATTTCACATTGTAAAGACGAGAAGAAAAATCTGTAAAGTCTCTATCCAGCCAAAttttatagcgcttgtcctcattagggttgcaggtgagcaggagcctatcccggctgacttcacGTGAGTGGCGGGGCCGAGACAGGGGCCTGTTTAATCTTTTTGGTCCCCAAGGCAAACACAGTCATGGGGCCCTCCACATCCGTGTATATCCATATTCATCCATATTTTCCGAGTTAGAtaaagtttttttgtcttttttttttgacaattgtgcaaaaagatgcagagtcctcttgcaattagagcagtttaaatgactaatagaggactagtccggtgcaatgaccattgtgcaaagggcgccgaggcttcaagaaatgtatgcagtttaaagtgaatagtagtgcgataatctgggacaatgtcgattgtgcaaatgttgcagatgctactcaggcacatgagtggccagtattggtcaacaacagatatgcaaatagtgcagcgtggcaagacaATTACAGTGAGTGtatgagtaatgtataattggcccaacagaaatgtgacaacaaactctaGATTACGAGACATAGAGGTTTTCGTCACTTGTCCTGacgttttacacatctaaaaagagacgcggtgccccttttcgagataaaataatttgattttaattctTAAACTTAAAAAGAccctaaaccggaagtaacgcaggcgccGTTTCTTACTTCTTACTTACTcctaattacgtttttatccaaaccaatatacgctacactgtTTTTagttcggcggcacggtgggcgactggttagagcgtcaacctcacagttctgaggacccgggttcaatccccagccccgcctgtgtggagtttgcatgttctccccgtgcctgcgtgggttttctccgggcactccggtttcctcacacatcccacaaaacatgcattaattggagactctaaattgcccgtaggcatgactgtgagtgcgaatggttgtttgtttgtatgtgccctgcaattggctggcaaccagttcagggtgtaccccgcctcctgcccgatgacagctgggataggctccagcacgcccgcgaccctagtgaggagaagcggctcagaaaatggatggatggtttttagTTACACACATTCAGTGTCACTGCGAAGAAGGTTGAAAACTGGTAGTTCTGATGAAAATAGATTGTTTTCCTCTCGCCTCTGCCTCTTCTCCGCTCCACTGGGAGAACTCagcttcattttcctcacaacaCGCccacaagttttttttgttttttttttttttttcctgaatcaAGTTTATAAATGCTCAGCAAGATGACTGAAGAGTGTACTGCATGAGAAGGGAGGGGGACAGTTGAAACGATCATGATGATGAGCATTTTTTATGCGTTTTTATGTGcgtgaattaaaacaaaaacaataatccaGATAATTTATGGTAATTTATGATTTAAATCATAAAACAGTATTTATCAGTTTTTATGAGACATTTTGGGGCCCCTGTATATCTCGGGGCTTGTTTTTACCTCATGGTAAATCCACCCCTGGGGTCACTCGTCAGTCAACGGACACATACAGTCTCGATAAagaaccattcatactcacattctcacctatggacaatatATAGccgattaacctaacatgcatgtttttggaatgtgggatggcGCCGGAGTAAGCAGAGAAAAGCCAGGCAAGCACAAGGAGgtcatgcaaactccccacagaaAGGACGGTAAGGATGACAGTCAACCTGAAGCTTTACATCAGCGACtgtaaaaccaaaaataaatatatatatttttataaacacGTTTTTAGTCAGAGCACCCTTTTCACATGTGTGTAAAATTTAACTCAGCATGAGCTGTGGTGCGTTTGCCGCTCGCTGGTTGGCGACGGTGCTGAGTCATCATTTCTGTGTGCATGCAGTGGTGTCAAGGTGTTATATTTAAGAGGCTCATGGGCTTACCTGGGATATGGGTCAACAAAGGTGGAATCATTTTGCGACTGTGAGAAATATTTCTGTGAGTATGAACTGtatctttaaaatgtattcagagAATCAACATATTTTCTTATCCTTATTGATTTGTCTATGTGCCACGTATAACTTTACCATTCTTTCATATGCCTTCACAAtgtgaaataacaaaaaaacatgtctggaTTGTAAAAATGTGGATTTTGAAACAATCACAAAATtcttgttgttcatgttttataACGTACTGTGTTTTTAACGACAGCCACCTGTAAAAGTGTCACCATGGTGGATGTGGTAACCCTCTTGTGCTGGTTTGCCAGGCATCCCCTCATCAGTAAAGGCGGAGTCTTTTCAAAAGCATCCGAAAAGACTGACGCAGTCAAAATCGGCAGCCAGCCTCAAGGGGACGCGACGCATGCAGGGAGAGTCTTTTGTTATGATTAATTATTCCCACTCCACTTAGGGTTCGAATTCATTTAATCTGCAGGAGCTGCTGGTGTGTAAGAGCAATTAAAGCACAGTTCAGGTGTCTCCTACATTATGTGTAGCCCTCAGCTCAATGAGGATGCTTCACTATATTTGCAGCTTGGTACCATTAGACACCACATGTACAGTCATCAAACACTATAAAAACTAAGTACAAAACAACACCATATCAGTTGGAAGATCAGGACTAAATAGAGTGAAGCTGACAACTTCCTATTTCTAAACACAATTACCACATCCTACTTGCCAAGGGCTGCAAAGAAGAAACAGAGCTGAAGCCTTGAATCGTCTCTATATACACTACCTTCAATGTTATGGAATTACCCCCTTGAGATGAGGGGTCCAATATACCAATACAATAAACACAGCatgttaaacaaacaaatatctcCCCATAATAGTCACCCCACCCACCCCTACCCGTCAGAGGTAAACAACAAGAATATGCCCATTTAACACAGAACTGCATGCATGAGTTAGaacagaaatacagtatatacacatagGTCATACATGAACCTTCAGTAAACATTCATATAACATAAATGGTTGACAGCTGATTTCTTAGATGCAGCATATAAATGGTTATGTACATGGTAATGTACATGCAGGCATGAAcaattcatatactgtattacaaacaATACATAAGAAAAtcaagaacaacaaaaagaagatGCAGTTGTTAAAAGGTGCAAGCACAGAGTCAATTGGACAAAATTGAGTAATTTACGTTTGAAACCCATTTCAGAAGCTTATGGGCACAGACACAAGGATGCTTGATTCTTTCTTAGAGGACAGGAGCAGATACAGTGTGGATTTACATAACTTCGAGTTACAAGCTTCTACAGGCAAAAACACAACTATGTTCGTCACCTTAAGAACATCATACCTACAacaaagcatggtggtggcagtatcatgctttggggctgtttttattCACCTGTTACAAATACCAATCAATGTTGGCACaaatcattcaaaaacaaatgcCAGGAAAACTAGAATAGCTTAACTTTGTTTGGGGTTAATCACAGGCACTTCaaatgatggcaggtgtgtgctgattcccatttaacatgagtttgaatgtgattggtgaaTTCTGAACCCAGCCACATCCCCAggtataagagggtgtgtacacttgtgcaagcggattatctcagttgtttgttttaactTCCTCTTTCGAAAAGGCTTCTGAGATGATGGCTCTGCTTCTGAGTACAGGCAACATTTTCAGgtcacatttttaatttactaaATAGCCATACAAGTGTGAAAATAAGTTAACATAGCATGACACTAAGTGTTACTGGaatcaaacaatacaaaacagtcACGGTTGGTCCTCATACACTCCCCTTTTACCTAATTCTGAAAGTGTGAAAAGAAGTTAAGCAATGtaaaaggtaaaaacaaaatactttaATTGAATGAGTATGATCAACAACATATTTTAAGGCATCTAACTCTGACAATTGACAACAATACAGTTTAGCAAAAAATACAGTTTAGCAAACCCTGTGGTAAGATTCATTGCTTTGATCTCATCAGAGTCTGTGAGGGTTTAAAATGCTCAGAAAAAAGGCCTTGTTGGAGCTCCAGCGGCACCATAACAAGGCTTTTGGACTAGACTAAGGCCGACTGTCAATCCTCTTACAATGCGCCTCAGTGAAAGTGGATTAGCGAGTAACACCTACATTTTGGCCCACAGTCACTTTGGCAGATTGGATTGAATGAGTCTGGGACTGACACCGTCCtcattatataaaaacaaacaaaacaaaaaaatacatttctattaGTATTgtgggctgttttttttgtgtgtttttttttcaactgagactggaatacatattttttgaaACCTTTCTTCCAGCATGAGTGCAGAGGAGCACacttgtttgttgtcatattcgCCACATAAACACAGCGGGTGGCTGCAGGGGGTAAGTAGCTCTCCAGGGTGCTGAAGTTTTCTCCAAACGGCTCCCCGGTTTCCCCATCTCCCCCACTTGGCTGCCTGGCGATCCAAGCGCGATGATTCGGCTCCCCGGTCGCTCAAGACAAACAGGTAAGATTGCGAGGGTGGTGAGGCGATGCCTGGACTTCGGAGCTGTCCTGATGACTTAGTAAAAGTAAAGGTAGGTGAGTCATTTTACTTTATTAGTCTGACGTGTTTCAAATGTGAACATTGTGTGTATTTACTTTTCAGATAACACTCCTGCAGTGAAGCTAAAACTACCTCAAATTCACAGCCAGGACAATGCTACATTTTCGACCTTTATGGGAgtccaaccatccatttgtGCCTATCATTAAAAGCAGGCATATTTTACTGGCGCCGCCTTTTTATAACTTTCTCGTATGGGCTCTCCTCGGATTGTTGACGTTCCCTTGCTGTGTCCGCTGTTTGGTATTCAAAGTGGGCGTCCTGGGGCCTTGGAACTGCGACCCAATC of the Phyllopteryx taeniolatus isolate TA_2022b chromosome 8, UOR_Ptae_1.2, whole genome shotgun sequence genome contains:
- the tsku gene encoding tsukushi isoform X1; its protein translation is MKETIMALFLWFDLLLLLAGVRSTSVKNCHPGCHCEVESFGLFDSFSLTTADCRGLGPGAAMPVPIPLDTAYLDLSSNAMGRLTDTMLAGPGYTTLVSLDLSSNHIAMVSPNALSKLHYLETLDLSHNDLEGLSPGCFFGLPLAEVDLSHNNFRDFDMDAFAAKVNGKPVSVDLSHNKLVFISTTPHRKLVHIQSLNLTANRLSSVPRLEGLKILRYLNLDSNPINAIKEGDFAHLTDLVYLSLSSLHQLQKIEAHSFKSLQSLQVLELSNNPKMTTLSPSVFTGLESLQELNLSGSGVTSLPNNMLSHLPSIKSITLGQNICCWRTQKQGQFHRQLGQTQHNEVLSCNQDGVVL
- the tsku gene encoding tsukushi isoform X2; protein product: MALFLWFDLLLLLAGVRSTSVKNCHPGCHCEVESFGLFDSFSLTTADCRGLGPGAAMPVPIPLDTAYLDLSSNAMGRLTDTMLAGPGYTTLVSLDLSSNHIAMVSPNALSKLHYLETLDLSHNDLEGLSPGCFFGLPLAEVDLSHNNFRDFDMDAFAAKVNGKPVSVDLSHNKLVFISTTPHRKLVHIQSLNLTANRLSSVPRLEGLKILRYLNLDSNPINAIKEGDFAHLTDLVYLSLSSLHQLQKIEAHSFKSLQSLQVLELSNNPKMTTLSPSVFTGLESLQELNLSGSGVTSLPNNMLSHLPSIKSITLGQNICCWRTQKQGQFHRQLGQTQHNEVLSCNQDGVVL